One region of Wyeomyia smithii strain HCP4-BCI-WySm-NY-G18 chromosome 3, ASM2978416v1, whole genome shotgun sequence genomic DNA includes:
- the LOC129732182 gene encoding ATP-dependent DNA helicase 2 subunit 1 isoform X2 has translation MFWNPDHSDDDDDIGQEIGFSGREGILALIDCANYMFSENPDGSNNFKVTLELVEAMMRNKVINSEKDLIGVVFYNTKHSLQPVDEIECAAGLIVPKNTSLFMPLSNPSAESIKNIIDLRGSEDFMDFKRKYGHSEESNMSDVLWFCSLNDEPHAAGSYEYQQTFIKAKDLQQLDVNLILVPLSSDFNDRKFYREFLCTVANENPNEFHFPCYQDSRERLLNRIFRRDFKKKALSHLKLQISETIEVGVNLYSLSRKTRYPKRVMLLRDTNELVASKKSYQTVSKEDCSPTYKPLLPGDQRKTLATGGVKVTFTVDEVVSMKQIFQPGLRLLGFKPLSKVSPLNHIRSSLFMYPDENNIDGSSVLFRALYERCLAKQKAILCLLTMRRKQHSKLVALIPQQNCVDDDGEPFRHSGFRIEFIPYAADIRKLEAFERSTPDISEEQVDVFKAIAKKIRFKYNPAQFENPVLSTMYTNIEALLFDRVNHVEYDSTKPDDDRIDAKVGCFVSILQDMFGEDIVNAPKKRIKVTSEEGSNSKKPRTIADVNSTSIHDAIRNGKTGSLSVAILRAYLQQEGVEGISKLNKAALIEKLKEYYK, from the exons ATGTTTTGGAATCCTGACCACTCCGATGACGATGATGACATTGGACAAGAAATTGGTTTCAGTGGTCGAGAGGGTATTTTAGCGTTAATTGACTGTGCAAACTACATGTTTTCTGAAAACCCGGATGGATCGAATAACTTCAAAGTAACGTTAGAATTGGTAGAAGCTATGATGAGAAACAAAGTAATCAACAGCGAGAAGGATTTG ATCGGGGTTGTGTTTTACAACACAAAACATAGTCTGCAACCTGTAGATGAAATCGAATGTGCAGCCGGATTGATCGTTCCAAAAAATACATCCCTTTTTATGCCTCTAAGTAATCCCTCTGCAgaatcaattaaaaatataattgaCTTGCGAGGATCtgaagactttatggattttaaACGTAAATATGGGCATTCAGAAG aaagtaaCATGTCGGATGTATTATGGTTTTGTTCGC TAAATGATGAACCACATGCTGCAGGTAGTTACGAATACCAACAAACTTTCATTAAAGCCAAAGATTTACAACAACTTGACGTGAACCTTATTCTTGTTCCTTTGTCTAGTGATTTCAACGATCGCAAATTCTATCGG gaaTTTTTATGCACAGTTGCAAACGAAAATCCAAATGAGTTTCATTTTCCTTGCTATCAGGATTCTCGAGAACGTCTATTAAATAGAATTTTTCGACGTGATTTTAAGAAAAAGGCATTGTCACACTTAAAGCTGCAAATATCAGAAACTATTGAAGTTGGTGTCAATTTATATTCGCTTTCGAG AAAAACACGCTATCCAAAAAGAGTTATGCTTTTAAGAGATACTAATGAACTAGTTGCCTCGAAAAAGTCCTATCAAACCGTATCAAAGGAAGATTGCAGCCCAACATACAAACCTCTTTTGCCAGGTGATCAAAG aaaaacatTGGCCACAGGAGGTGTAAAAGTTACATTCACTGTCGATGAAGTCGTGAGTATGAAGCAAATTTTTCAACCAGGACTACGATTGTTGGGTTTTAAACCACTTTCAAAAGTGTCACCATTAAATCACATACGCAGCTCCTTATTTATGTATCCAGATGAGAACAATATAGATGGTTCTAGCGTTTTGTTTCGAGCCCTTTACGAAAGATGCCTTGCTAAACAGAAAGCCATCCTGTGTTTGTTGACAATGCGCCGAAAACAACATTCGAA attagtAGCATTGATTCCCCAACAAAATTGCGTTGACGATGATGGCGAGCCATTTCGTCACAGCGGATTTAGAATTGAGTTTATTCCTTATGCAG CTGATATTAGGAAATTGGAAGCATTCGAGCGGTCTACTCCAGATATAAGCGAAGAGCAAGTCGACGTGTTCAAAGCAATTGCGAAAAAAATTCGTTTTAAATATAACCCTGCGCAATTTGAGAATCCAGTTCTTTCGACAATGTATACAAATATAGAGGCGTTGCTTTTCGATAGAGTCAACCATGTAGAATACGATTCCACAAAGCCTGATGATGATAGAATTGATGCAAAAGTTGGATGTTTCGTTTCTATTTTGCAggatatgttcggagaa GATATAGTCAATGCTCCGAAGAAACGTATCAAAGTAACTAGTGAAGAGGGATCAAATTCAAAAAAGCCTAGAACCATAGCGGATGTAAACTCTACCTCAATTCACGACGCAATTCGAAATGGAAAG ACTGGATCACTATCGGTTGCAATTCTTCGTGCCTACTTGCAACAGGAAGGTGTAGAAGGTATTTCTAAATTGAATAAAGCGGCCCTCATAGAGAAGTTGAAAGAATACTATAAATGA
- the LOC129732182 gene encoding X-ray repair cross-complementing protein 6 isoform X1 yields MFWNPDHSDDDDDIGQEIGFSGREGILALIDCANYMFSENPDGSNNFKVTLELVEAMMRNKVINSEKDLIGVVFYNTKHSLQPVDEIECAAGLIVPKNTSLFMPLSNPSAESIKNIIDLRGSEDFMDFKRKYGHSEESNMSDVLWFCSRIFTRCGYKLEQSSIVLFTVNDEPHAAGSYEYQQTFIKAKDLQQLDVNLILVPLSSDFNDRKFYREFLCTVANENPNEFHFPCYQDSRERLLNRIFRRDFKKKALSHLKLQISETIEVGVNLYSLSRKTRYPKRVMLLRDTNELVASKKSYQTVSKEDCSPTYKPLLPGDQRKTLATGGVKVTFTVDEVVSMKQIFQPGLRLLGFKPLSKVSPLNHIRSSLFMYPDENNIDGSSVLFRALYERCLAKQKAILCLLTMRRKQHSKLVALIPQQNCVDDDGEPFRHSGFRIEFIPYAADIRKLEAFERSTPDISEEQVDVFKAIAKKIRFKYNPAQFENPVLSTMYTNIEALLFDRVNHVEYDSTKPDDDRIDAKVGCFVSILQDMFGEDIVNAPKKRIKVTSEEGSNSKKPRTIADVNSTSIHDAIRNGKTGSLSVAILRAYLQQEGVEGISKLNKAALIEKLKEYYK; encoded by the exons ATGTTTTGGAATCCTGACCACTCCGATGACGATGATGACATTGGACAAGAAATTGGTTTCAGTGGTCGAGAGGGTATTTTAGCGTTAATTGACTGTGCAAACTACATGTTTTCTGAAAACCCGGATGGATCGAATAACTTCAAAGTAACGTTAGAATTGGTAGAAGCTATGATGAGAAACAAAGTAATCAACAGCGAGAAGGATTTG ATCGGGGTTGTGTTTTACAACACAAAACATAGTCTGCAACCTGTAGATGAAATCGAATGTGCAGCCGGATTGATCGTTCCAAAAAATACATCCCTTTTTATGCCTCTAAGTAATCCCTCTGCAgaatcaattaaaaatataattgaCTTGCGAGGATCtgaagactttatggattttaaACGTAAATATGGGCATTCAGAAG aaagtaaCATGTCGGATGTATTATGGTTTTGTTCGCGTATTTTTACCAGATGTGGATATAAGTTAGAACAGTCAAGTATAGTTTTATTTACAGTAAATGATGAACCACATGCTGCAGGTAGTTACGAATACCAACAAACTTTCATTAAAGCCAAAGATTTACAACAACTTGACGTGAACCTTATTCTTGTTCCTTTGTCTAGTGATTTCAACGATCGCAAATTCTATCGG gaaTTTTTATGCACAGTTGCAAACGAAAATCCAAATGAGTTTCATTTTCCTTGCTATCAGGATTCTCGAGAACGTCTATTAAATAGAATTTTTCGACGTGATTTTAAGAAAAAGGCATTGTCACACTTAAAGCTGCAAATATCAGAAACTATTGAAGTTGGTGTCAATTTATATTCGCTTTCGAG AAAAACACGCTATCCAAAAAGAGTTATGCTTTTAAGAGATACTAATGAACTAGTTGCCTCGAAAAAGTCCTATCAAACCGTATCAAAGGAAGATTGCAGCCCAACATACAAACCTCTTTTGCCAGGTGATCAAAG aaaaacatTGGCCACAGGAGGTGTAAAAGTTACATTCACTGTCGATGAAGTCGTGAGTATGAAGCAAATTTTTCAACCAGGACTACGATTGTTGGGTTTTAAACCACTTTCAAAAGTGTCACCATTAAATCACATACGCAGCTCCTTATTTATGTATCCAGATGAGAACAATATAGATGGTTCTAGCGTTTTGTTTCGAGCCCTTTACGAAAGATGCCTTGCTAAACAGAAAGCCATCCTGTGTTTGTTGACAATGCGCCGAAAACAACATTCGAA attagtAGCATTGATTCCCCAACAAAATTGCGTTGACGATGATGGCGAGCCATTTCGTCACAGCGGATTTAGAATTGAGTTTATTCCTTATGCAG CTGATATTAGGAAATTGGAAGCATTCGAGCGGTCTACTCCAGATATAAGCGAAGAGCAAGTCGACGTGTTCAAAGCAATTGCGAAAAAAATTCGTTTTAAATATAACCCTGCGCAATTTGAGAATCCAGTTCTTTCGACAATGTATACAAATATAGAGGCGTTGCTTTTCGATAGAGTCAACCATGTAGAATACGATTCCACAAAGCCTGATGATGATAGAATTGATGCAAAAGTTGGATGTTTCGTTTCTATTTTGCAggatatgttcggagaa GATATAGTCAATGCTCCGAAGAAACGTATCAAAGTAACTAGTGAAGAGGGATCAAATTCAAAAAAGCCTAGAACCATAGCGGATGTAAACTCTACCTCAATTCACGACGCAATTCGAAATGGAAAG ACTGGATCACTATCGGTTGCAATTCTTCGTGCCTACTTGCAACAGGAAGGTGTAGAAGGTATTTCTAAATTGAATAAAGCGGCCCTCATAGAGAAGTTGAAAGAATACTATAAATGA
- the LOC129732182 gene encoding ATP-dependent DNA helicase 2 subunit 1 isoform X3: protein MPLSNPSAESIKNIIDLRGSEDFMDFKRKYGHSEESNMSDVLWFCSRIFTRCGYKLEQSSIVLFTVNDEPHAAGSYEYQQTFIKAKDLQQLDVNLILVPLSSDFNDRKFYREFLCTVANENPNEFHFPCYQDSRERLLNRIFRRDFKKKALSHLKLQISETIEVGVNLYSLSRKTRYPKRVMLLRDTNELVASKKSYQTVSKEDCSPTYKPLLPGDQRKTLATGGVKVTFTVDEVVSMKQIFQPGLRLLGFKPLSKVSPLNHIRSSLFMYPDENNIDGSSVLFRALYERCLAKQKAILCLLTMRRKQHSKLVALIPQQNCVDDDGEPFRHSGFRIEFIPYAADIRKLEAFERSTPDISEEQVDVFKAIAKKIRFKYNPAQFENPVLSTMYTNIEALLFDRVNHVEYDSTKPDDDRIDAKVGCFVSILQDMFGEDIVNAPKKRIKVTSEEGSNSKKPRTIADVNSTSIHDAIRNGKTGSLSVAILRAYLQQEGVEGISKLNKAALIEKLKEYYK from the exons ATGCCTCTAAGTAATCCCTCTGCAgaatcaattaaaaatataattgaCTTGCGAGGATCtgaagactttatggattttaaACGTAAATATGGGCATTCAGAAG aaagtaaCATGTCGGATGTATTATGGTTTTGTTCGCGTATTTTTACCAGATGTGGATATAAGTTAGAACAGTCAAGTATAGTTTTATTTACAGTAAATGATGAACCACATGCTGCAGGTAGTTACGAATACCAACAAACTTTCATTAAAGCCAAAGATTTACAACAACTTGACGTGAACCTTATTCTTGTTCCTTTGTCTAGTGATTTCAACGATCGCAAATTCTATCGG gaaTTTTTATGCACAGTTGCAAACGAAAATCCAAATGAGTTTCATTTTCCTTGCTATCAGGATTCTCGAGAACGTCTATTAAATAGAATTTTTCGACGTGATTTTAAGAAAAAGGCATTGTCACACTTAAAGCTGCAAATATCAGAAACTATTGAAGTTGGTGTCAATTTATATTCGCTTTCGAG AAAAACACGCTATCCAAAAAGAGTTATGCTTTTAAGAGATACTAATGAACTAGTTGCCTCGAAAAAGTCCTATCAAACCGTATCAAAGGAAGATTGCAGCCCAACATACAAACCTCTTTTGCCAGGTGATCAAAG aaaaacatTGGCCACAGGAGGTGTAAAAGTTACATTCACTGTCGATGAAGTCGTGAGTATGAAGCAAATTTTTCAACCAGGACTACGATTGTTGGGTTTTAAACCACTTTCAAAAGTGTCACCATTAAATCACATACGCAGCTCCTTATTTATGTATCCAGATGAGAACAATATAGATGGTTCTAGCGTTTTGTTTCGAGCCCTTTACGAAAGATGCCTTGCTAAACAGAAAGCCATCCTGTGTTTGTTGACAATGCGCCGAAAACAACATTCGAA attagtAGCATTGATTCCCCAACAAAATTGCGTTGACGATGATGGCGAGCCATTTCGTCACAGCGGATTTAGAATTGAGTTTATTCCTTATGCAG CTGATATTAGGAAATTGGAAGCATTCGAGCGGTCTACTCCAGATATAAGCGAAGAGCAAGTCGACGTGTTCAAAGCAATTGCGAAAAAAATTCGTTTTAAATATAACCCTGCGCAATTTGAGAATCCAGTTCTTTCGACAATGTATACAAATATAGAGGCGTTGCTTTTCGATAGAGTCAACCATGTAGAATACGATTCCACAAAGCCTGATGATGATAGAATTGATGCAAAAGTTGGATGTTTCGTTTCTATTTTGCAggatatgttcggagaa GATATAGTCAATGCTCCGAAGAAACGTATCAAAGTAACTAGTGAAGAGGGATCAAATTCAAAAAAGCCTAGAACCATAGCGGATGTAAACTCTACCTCAATTCACGACGCAATTCGAAATGGAAAG ACTGGATCACTATCGGTTGCAATTCTTCGTGCCTACTTGCAACAGGAAGGTGTAGAAGGTATTTCTAAATTGAATAAAGCGGCCCTCATAGAGAAGTTGAAAGAATACTATAAATGA